The nucleotide sequence CAGCGATCTGCCGACGGTGGGCGTGCTCAGCGTGCTCACCGGCTTCTTCGAGGCGATCGCGGGGCTGATCGCTCTCCTGGCGCTGGCTCGGCGGAGCGTTGAGGAGGACGCCGCGTTCACCGGGGTGCCGGGGCCGGGCGCCCCGGCGTACGGCGGCTATGGGCCCGGCGGCTATGACGGCTATGGGCCCGGGGGCTACGACGACGGCTCCGGGGCCGGAGGCTACGGCGGCGGCTACGGGAGCGGTGGCTACGGGGGCAGCGGAGACGGGAGCGGTGGCTACGGGAGCGGCGGAGACGGGAGCGGTGGCTACGGCGGTGGGGGATACGGCGGCGGGGGTTACGGCCCGCCGCCGCCCAGCACCCCGCCGCTGGTGCCCCCTCCGCCCGGGGCCCCGCCCGCCGCGCCCCCGCCGCCGTCCGCGCCCCCCGCGCCTCCCGCACCGCCGCCGGGCTGGTGACGCCGGGCTGGTGACGGCGGTTCAGCGCGGCCTTGGGGCCTGGCCAGGACCTGGCCGGTGGATCTTCGCGGGCCCCGCGGCGGCAGCCGCTGATGTCACAGGCGCGAAGATCCACCGGCCAGATGACGTCCGGTGCGGTTCGGATGCGCCCCGAAGGGGCGCGGGGCTGTGTCGATGTGCGGCTCCGCCGCGTGGGCGTGACCAGCCACGACGCAGCCGCAGACAAAGGACGGCAGCTTGCGGCTCTTCCCGCGGAGCGCTACCGCATCCCGAGGGACCGCTTGAGGAAGTCCACCTGCAGCAGGAGCAGATTCTCCGCGACCTGCTCCTGCGGGGTCATATGGGTCACCCCGGACAGCGGCAGCACCTCGTGCGGACGGCCTTCGGCCAGCAGCGCCGAGGAGAGCCGCAGCGTGTGCGCGGCCACCACGTTGTCGTCCGCCAGACCGTGGATGATCATCATTGGCCGGACGGTCTCCGCCGCGCCGGACAGCCCCTCGTCGGTCATCAGCGCGTTGGCGGCGTAGACCTCGGGCTGTTCGTCCGGCAGGCCCAGATACCGCTCGGTGTAGTGGGTGTCGTACAGCCGCCAGTCCGTCACCGGGGCGCCCACCACGCCCGCGTGGAAGACATCCGGGCGGCGCAGCACCGCCAGCGCGGCCAGATAGCCGCCGTAGGACCAGCCGCGGATGGCGACCCGGCCGAGGTCCAGCGGATAGCGCTCGGCGAGCGCCGTCACCGCCTCGACCTGGTCCTCCAGGGTGACCGCGGCCAGTTCGTCGCGCACCGCCTTCTCCCAGGCCGGGGAGCGGCCGGGGGTGCCGCGGCCGTCGGCGACGACCACCGCGAAGCCCTGGTCGGCGAACCACTGCGAGGTGAGGTGGGCGTTGTGCGAGGCGACCACCCGCTGGCCGTGCGGCCCGCCGTAAGGATCCATCAGGACCGGCAGCGGTCCGTCGCCCTCCCGGTGGCCGCTGGGCAGCAGCACGGCACAGGGGATGTCCCGCTTGCCCGCGAAGAGGAGTTCGGGGCGGGCGGTGATGACGGGCCGCTCCGCGTACGAGGCGATCTCGGCGATGCGCTCGGCCGTGCCGTGGTCGGCGGGCCGGAGGATCTCCACGCTCACCCCGGGCCGCTCCAACCCCGTGTACGCCAGTGCGAGCACCTCACCGCCGCGCGTCGCGGAGTGGACCGCCGGGAAGGGCCGCTTGCCGACCGGCTCCCAGCCGCCCTGGTCGCCGCTGCCCCGGAACCAGGCGCGGTAGACGTCGATCTCACCCGGCTGCTCGGGCAGCGGAGCACCGGTCCCCGGAGAGGCGGAGAACAGCACGTCGTCCGTGCCGATGTCGAGGACCGCGCGCACCTGGAGGGCGCCGGACGTCAACTTGCGGTCGCCGACCATCAGCACCCGGGCGCCGCCCTCGTCCGCGATGCGGACGAGGCGTCCGTCCTCCGTCCAGGCCGGTACCCCGGGGAAAAGATCCAGCCAAACCGCGTCCTCGTCCACATGGACCGTGCTGGTCCGTCCGGTATCGGTGTCCACGGCCAGATAGAGCTGGCTGCGCTGGTCCCTGGCCTGGACCAGAAGCAGGGGCGGACCGTAGGCCGACCAGTGCACCCGCGCGAGGTACGGATAGCGCTCCCGGTCCCACTCGATCTCCGTACGGGAGCCGTCCAGACCGAGCAGAACCAGCCGCACCTCGGCGTTGGCGGTGCCCGCGGCGGGATAGGCGGCCTCCACGGGCTTCCGGCCAGGGTGAGCCGGGTCGGCGGTCCACCAGCGCTGTACGGGGGCGTCGTCGGCGCGGGCGGCCAGCAGGGCGTCGCTCCGCGGCGACCACCAGAAGCCGCGTGAGCGGTCCATCTCCTCGGCCGCGATGAACTCCGCGAGGCCGTAGGTGACGGTGTCCTCCTCCGGCTCCGCGAGCGCCCGGTCGTCCTCGCCGTCCGCGCCCGTGACCCGCAGCGCCCCGCCCGCCGCATAGGCGATGTGGCGGCCGTCGGGCGAGGGGCGCGGGTCCACGACCGGACCGGGGACGCGCAGCTCACGGGTGGTGCCCGCGGGCAGATCGGTGGTGAAGAGCCGTCCGGAGAGGGCGAACGCGGCCCGCTCGACGGCGGCGTCCACCGCGTAGCCGACCACTCCGGCCGACCCCTCGCGGCTGCGCTCGCGCCGCGCCCGCTCCTCGGGGGACAGCTCCTCGCCGGCGCCGCCGAGCAGCTCGGCCGGGTCGGCGGCGGGGTACTCGCGCTGCCCGGCGAGGTCGTGCACCCACAGGAGGCCGGTCCGGTCGGTGCCCGAGCGGGAGCGCAGGAAGACGACGCGTGAATCGTCGGGGGCCACGGTCAGGGCCCGCGGTGCCCCGAGGGTGAAGCGTTGGGTCCGCGCGTGCTGCCGTGGGAACGAGAGCTGTCCGGTCATAGGGCGAGCGTACGGCTCAGGATCATCGCGAGGGAGAGTACGGATCGGTAGGCCGGGGCGACGTTGCCCCTGGCACGGTCCGGCCGGAACGACGCGGGAGCCAACCGGCCCCGCGCGATGGCGAGATGGCGCATAACCACCGAGAAAGCGCCCCGGGGGCGCGGAAGTTCGTGCGATCAGGCATGCGCCCCTGTCATGCTCCCGTGCACCGAGTCATGTGTACACCGCCATAGTTATGATCGATTGCGCATAGTGGGTAGCCCCTCTGTGGCATCAATATGTTGTCCGTCCGAGTGCGTGTATCTGGAGGTGAGCCGCTGTGGCGCTCTCGATCTCGGTATCAGTGCTATTGCTGATCATCGTCTTCATGCTCGTAAACAAGGCAGGGCTGAAGGGGGTCCATGCGGTCGTCTGTGTCCTCCTCGGCTTCTACCTGGCGAGTTCTTCGGTAGCCCCGACGATCGACGACCTCACCACCAATGTGGCGGACATGATCGGCGGCGTGAAGATCTGACTCCGAGCGGGGCCGGGGCGTGCGACCCGTGGGCACAGGTGTGCGAATCGTAGGCTGTGCCCATGACCGCTCTTCCCGCCCGTCGTCTGCTGCTGGTGCACGCACATCCGGACGACGAGTCGATCAATAACGGCGCGACCATGGCGAAGTATGCCGCCGAGGGCGCACACGTCACCCTGGTGACCTGCACCCTCGGTGAGGAAGGCGAGGTCATCCCGCCTGCCCTCGCGCATCTCGCCGCCGACCGCGACGACGCGCTCGGTCCGCACCGGATCGGCGAACTCGCCGCGGCCATGGACGCCTTGGGGGTCGAGGACCACCGCTTCCTGGGCGGTCCCGGCCGCTATCGCGACTCCGGGATGATGGGCGCCCCGCAGAACGACCGGCCGGACTGCTTCTGGCAGGCCGACCTGGACGAGGCCGCGGGGCACCTGGTGGCCGTGGTCCGCGAGATCCGGCCACAGGTGCTCGTCGCGTACGACACCCATGGGGGGTACGGCCACCCCGATCACATCCAGGCGCACCGCGTGGCGATGCGCGCCGTGGAGCTGGCCGCCGACGCGGACTTCCGCCCCGAGCTCGGCGAGCCGCACGACATCGCGAAGGTCTACTGGAACTGCGTGCCGCGCTCGGCCGTCGAGGAGGGCTTCGCCCGGCTGCGGGCCGCGGGCCGTGACTCGCTCTTCCCCGGGGTCGCCACGGTCGACGACGTCCCCGGAGTGGTACCGGACTCGGACGTCACCGCGTTCATCGACGGCACCGCCCATGCCGGGGCGAAGGCGGCGGCGATGCGCGCCCACGCCAGCCAGATCGCGGTGGACGGACCCTTCTTCGCGCTCTCCAACGACCTGGCCCAGCCGATGTTCGTCCATGAGCACTACCGGCTGGTCAAGGGCGAGGCCGGGACGGGCCGCGAGGACGACCTGTTCGCGGGGGTGACGGCATGACGGCCCTGCGCCTGGGCGGATACGCCCTGCTCGCCGTGGCCGGGGTGCTGGTCGGCGCCGCGGGCGCGCTGGTCCAAGCGGCATGGTTCCCCGGCGGGTTGCTGCTCGCGCTGCTCGCGATCGCGGGCCTGTGCTACGGCGGGGTCAAGGCCGCGGGTGCCCGGATGGGCGGCGGAGTGCCCGCGGGGGCCTGGACGGTGGCCGTGTTGCTGCTCACTTCCTCCCGCTCGGAAGGGGATTTCCTGTTCGGCGCCGGGTTGGGGTCGTACGCTTTCCTCCTCGGCGGGATGTTCATCGGTGTGATGTGCGCCACGTTGCCTCTGGTGCCGCAACCTCCTGGCCCGCCGGTCCGACTTGGTAAGTGACGTGACGTTTTCGGCACGACGTCCTCGGCGCTTGAAGGCCCTTCGGACATGCGGCGAAGGGTGCGCCTCGGGCGTACCGGATGCGGTGATCCGGCGGCCGTCAAGTGCGCGTCCGCACCGCCCAGTATGGTGGTGCCGCCGCCGAGCCGCCCGCGCGAGGTCTGACGGGCGGCGGAGCTAACTGGGAGAACCTGCTTTGAGCCGTGAATCTGACAGTTCGTCCTCCGGGCCCCGGGAGGGAAGCGGCGGTGCCGCCTACCCGTCGGGCACCCCGCCGTACGGATCCCGCCAGTACCCCTCGCCGAACCCCACGCAGGAGGCTCCGCAGGAGTTCGCCGACGACGGGCAGGCGCGGGCCGCGGCCAAGCCGGAGGAGCCGAAGACCGAGACCACGCTGACGACCCGGATCAAGATCAACATTCCGGGGTCGCGGCCCATCCCGCCGGTGGTCATGCGCACGCCCGTCGCGGAGGACGGCGTACCCGCGCAGCGCTCCGGCGGGGACGACGACGCCCCCGAGCCCACCAGCGCCCTGCCCCGGGTCGACTACACGCCGACGCCGGAGCGCGGTGTGCCGGCCGAGCCCGGCGGGCCCGACGAGCCTTCCGAGAACCGCGAGAAGAAGGGCGACGGCGAGCAGCGGACCAGCGACTGGTTCTCGCCCCGTAGGCCCAGGGGCGGTTCGTCGGCCACCGGCAGTACGCCGACGCCGCCGATGACCCCGGCCCCGGACACCACCCAGGGGTTCCCCGCGCCGGACACCACGCAGGGATTCCCCTCCCCGGAGACCACTCAGGGATTCCCGGCGCCGGACACCACCCAGGGGTTCCCCGCTCCGGAGATCACCCAGGGGTTCCCGGCCCCGCAGCAGGGCGGCGGCCCCGCCGCCGATCTGCCGTACTTCACCGACGCCCAGGCCCCGTCCGGGCACCCCGAGCCGACCGGGCCGACCACCGGCCCGGTCACCGGCGACATGTTCATGCCGCCGTCCGGCCCCGGTGCGGGCCCGCACGACAGTGAGTTGCTGGCCCCGCCCGGACCGGGCCCCGCCGGCGGCCTGTACGGCGGTGACCCGCAGACGCCTCCGGGCGGAGTGGGGCCGCTGGCCGGCGGCGGCCCGGCCGCCCAGCCGCCGACCCCGCCGGGCGGCTCGCCGATGTCCGGCAGCCTCGGCGCCACCACCGGCGCGGGCCCGCTGACCGGCCCCGGCGACGGCTTCGCGAACGGCCTCGGGAGCGATCCGTCCCCCTCGCTGTTCCGCGACCCCGAGCCCACGCCGGGCGGCGGGGTGCCGCCGGACCAGATCTCCAGCGACACGCTGGTCAGCGGGGTGCCCGTGGTGCCGTCGGGCGAGGGCCGGGCCAGGCCGCCGGCGCCGCCCGCCCCGGGCGGTCCGGGAGCCCCGGCGCCCGGCGGCGACAGCGCCCCGGCGCCGTCCGCCCCGAAGGCCGGCAAGCCCAAGAAGAAGGGCCGTTCCAAGGTCGTCATGGTCGCGGGCCTGCTGTTCGTGATCGCGGGCGGGGCCTACGCCGCCGGTCTGGTGATGAACCACGCCGATGTGCCGAACGGCACCACCGTCCTCGGCGTCGACATCGGCGGCAGCTCCAAGGAGGTCGCCGTCGACAAGCTGGACGCCGCGCTGGGCAAGCGCACCACCGCCCCGCTGACGGTGTCGGTCGACGGCCAGCAGAAGGAGATCAAGCCCTCCGTCGCGGGCCTGGCGCTCGACACCGAGGCCACGGTCCGGGACGTCGCGGGCCGGGACTACAACCCGGTCACCGTGATCGGCTCGCTCTTCGGCGGCACCCATGAGGCCGACCCCGCGGTCACGGTCGACGAGGAGAAGCTGCGGGACGCCCTGGAGCGGCTCGCGGGCCACTCCGGCACGGCCCGCGAGGGCGGCATCGACTTCAGCTCCGGCAAGCCCGTCGCGGTGTACGGCAAGGAGGGCAAGGGGCTGGACGTGGACACGGCGGTCAAGGCCGTCTCGGAAGGGTTCCGCCTGCGCGCCGAGACCGGCCAGAACAAGGCCATCACCCTGCCGGTCGCCGTCCGCCGCCCCACGGTCAGCGACGCCGAGGTCGACCGGAAGATGAAGAGCTTCGCCAAGCCCGCGATGTCGGGTCTGGTCACGGTGCAGACGGACGCCCAGCACTCGATTCCGTTCGGCCCGGACAAGTCGCTGCCGAAGATCCTTTCCATGAAGGTGATCGACGGCAAGCTGGTGGAGCACTACGACCTGCCCGTCCTCAAGCAGCTCTACGGCGGCACCTTCGACGGCGTTCTGCTCGAGCGGGGCGACGGCAGCAAGAAGCCCGTCACCCCCGAGGACGTGGAGTCCGCGCTGCGGCAGGCGCTGCTCGGCAAGACGCCCAGCGACCGCATCGGCGTCATCGGCAAGGAGAACTGAGCGGGCCCCGCTCGTTCACCACGCGGCCCCCGCCCGGCACCGGGCGGGGGCCGCGCCGTGTCTCCCCGGCGCGTCATGCCCCGACCCATGACATCTGTCATCCCCAGGTCACGACCGCTGACACTGCCGGGCGCCGCCCGCCCTCGGCCAGCCTTGTGGCCATGACCGCAACGACCGCTGTTTCCGCCCCCGGCACCGGGGCCGCCACCACGGGCGCCCCGCCCGTGGTCCGCTTCGAGAAGGTGAACAAGAGCTACGGCAGTGTGCGCGCCGTGGCCGATCTCGATCTCACGCTGTACCCGGGGGAGACCGTCGCCCTGCTGGGCCCCAACGGCGCCGGCAAGTCCTCCAGCCTCGATCTGCTGCTCGGCCTGCGCCACCCCGACTCCGGCCGGGTGGAGGTCTTCGGCACCACTCCGCGCCAGGCCATCGTCCGTGGCCGGGTCGGCGCGATGCTGCAGAGCGGCGCTCTGATGGAGGACGTGACGGTCCGCGAACTGGTGGGGCTGGCCCGCGATCTGCACCCCAAGGGCCATCCGGTGGACGAGGTGCTGGAGCGGGCGGGGATCGCCGAGATCGCCTCCCGCAAGGTGAACAAGCTCTCCGGCGGTCAGGAGCAGCGGGTGCGCTTCGCGTTCGCCACCGCCGGCGCCTCCGATCTGATCGTGCTGGACGAGCCCACGACCGGTATGGACGTGTCGTCCCGGCAGACCTTCTGGGGCGCGATGCGGGAGCAGACGAAGCAGGGCCGCACCATCCTGTTCGCCACCCACTACCTCGATGAGGCCGACGCCATCGCCGACCGGGTGATCGTGCTGCACGGCGGCCGGGTGCTGGCCGACGGCTCGTCAGCCGAGATCAAGGCGATGGCGGGGGCCCGGCGGATCTCCTTCGAGCTGGACGGGCCGATCGACGAGACGACGCTGCGCGCCCTGCCCGCGCTGACCGGGATCGAGATCTCGGGGCGTACCGTACGAATCCGGTCCACCGACGCGGACGCGACCGTGCACGCGGTCTACGGGCTGGGGCTCTATCCCCACGGCCTGGAGGTCACCGGCCTCGGCCTGGAGCAGGCGTTCCTCGCCATCACCGACGCCGCCACCGACGCCGCGCTCACAGTTGAGGAGTCCGCACGATGAAGGCGCTGGTCAAGCTGGAGATCGCGCGGACCCTGCGCAATCGCAAGTTCATGTTCTTCACGGTCATCTATCCGTCCGTGCTCTTCCTGCTGATCGCGGGCAGCACCGACGCCGACGACCGCGTGCCCGGCACCCGGCTGTCCATGCCGCTCTACTACATGGTCGCGATGGCCTCCTTCGGGGCGCTGACCGCCGGGCTGATGGGCAACGGCGAGCGGATCGCCAAGGAGCGCGAGGGCGGCTGGACCCGGCAGCTTCGGCTCACCCGGCTGCCCGGGCGCGGCTATGTGGCGGCCAAGATCGCGGTGGGCGCGGTGGCCACCCTGCCGTCGATCGTGATCGTCTTCGTGGTGGCCGCCGCCGTCAAGGGCGTACGGCTGGACGCCGCCTGGCAGTGGGCGGCGCTGACCGGCGCCATCTGGGCGGGCTCCCTGGTCTTCGCCGCGCTGGGGGTGGCCATCGGCTATCTGGCGACCGGGGACGCGGTCCGCCCGCTGACCATGATCATCTACTTCGGTCTGTCGATCCTCGGCGGGCTGTGGATGCCGACCACGTCCTATCCGCAGTGGCTGCGGAACATCGGCGACTATCTGCCCACCCATGCCTATACCGCCCTCGGCCAGGCGATCGAGCTGGGCGGCGCCCCGCACGCCAAGGACGTCGCGCTGCTCATCGGCTATCTGGCGCTCTTCGCGGGCGGCGCGGCCTGGCTGTACCGCAAGGACACCCGTAAGGCGTGAGGGACAGCCGTAAGGCGGGAGGGACAGCCGTAAGGCGTGAGGGACACCCGTAAGACGTGAGGGACAGTCGTAAGGCATGAAGGACAGCCGTAAGGCATGACCGAGGGCGTGGCCCGAGGCGTGATCCGAGGAGAGAAGAACCATGGCTGACCGGGCCGAGTGGACCGACGGCGATCCGGAGTGCCGCCCCGGCGTGCGCCGACGGCTGACCTGGTGGGCCGACGCGATGGCGTACGACGACGAGCACGACCGGCTGGCCACCATCGGCCAGAGCCCCGAGAACCGGCGGCAGGTCCTGATCAAGCTGATGTGGATCGGGATCTGGATGGCCTATATGGGCGCGCCGGTGAGCGATCTCGCCGACGGCCACCACACGGTCCCCGCCACCGTGTGCGGCGCGCTCGGCCTGCTGGCCTTCGTCGCCGTCTATCTGGTGCTGGTCTTCCGGCACACCGGCCGGGCGCTGAACCGGGCCGCCGTCTTCGGGGCGCTGGGCACGATCTGCGTGCTCGCCGCCGTTCTCACCCTCACCATGGGCGACGCCTGGCTGGTGCTGTGCGTCTATGTGTCCGTCGCCTACGGGGCGGTGCTGCCGCTGCGGCTCTCGCGGTGGGCGATTCCGCTGAACACCGCGTTCATGGTGGCCGTCGGGGTGCTGGTGCGCGGTTCGCACGGGTTGGTGTCCGCCCTGGTGATCCCCTCGCTGCTCGGCGGGTTCGCGATGAGCGGGGTGCGGCAGATGGTCCGTACCACCCGGGCGCTGCGCGCCGCCCGCGCCACCGTGGCCCAGCTCGCCGCCAACGAGGAGCGGCTGCGGCTCGCCCGCGATCTGCACGATCTGCTGGGCCACTCGCTCTCCTTGATCACGCTCAAGAGCGAGCTGGCGGGCCGGATGCTGCCCGACAAGCCCGAGCAGGCGGCGGGGCAGGTCGCCGATATCGAACGGGTCAGCAGGCAGGCGCTGGTGGACGTCCGGGAGGCGGTCAGCGGCTTTCGCCGCCCCACGCTGGAGGCCGAGGTCGCCGGGGCCCGTACCGCCCTCGCCGCCGCGGGCATCGCCGCCGACCTGAGCCGGGCCGCCACCCACCACCCCGACCTTCCGTCCGACCAGGAGGGCGCGCTGGCCTGGGCGCTGCGCGAGGCGGTCACCAATGCGGTGCGGCACAGCGGGGCGCGCCGCTGCACGGTCACGCTCGACGAGACGGACGACGAGCTGTGCCTGACCGTCACCGACGACGGCCGCGGCGCGACCGGCC is from Streptomyces hygroscopicus and encodes:
- a CDS encoding peptidase S9; translation: MTGQLSFPRQHARTQRFTLGAPRALTVAPDDSRVVFLRSRSGTDRTGLLWVHDLAGQREYPAADPAELLGGAGEELSPEERARRERSREGSAGVVGYAVDAAVERAAFALSGRLFTTDLPAGTTRELRVPGPVVDPRPSPDGRHIAYAAGGALRVTGADGEDDRALAEPEEDTVTYGLAEFIAAEEMDRSRGFWWSPRSDALLAARADDAPVQRWWTADPAHPGRKPVEAAYPAAGTANAEVRLVLLGLDGSRTEIEWDRERYPYLARVHWSAYGPPLLLVQARDQRSQLYLAVDTDTGRTSTVHVDEDAVWLDLFPGVPAWTEDGRLVRIADEGGARVLMVGDRKLTSGALQVRAVLDIGTDDVLFSASPGTGAPLPEQPGEIDVYRAWFRGSGDQGGWEPVGKRPFPAVHSATRGGEVLALAYTGLERPGVSVEILRPADHGTAERIAEIASYAERPVITARPELLFAGKRDIPCAVLLPSGHREGDGPLPVLMDPYGGPHGQRVVASHNAHLTSQWFADQGFAVVVADGRGTPGRSPAWEKAVRDELAAVTLEDQVEAVTALAERYPLDLGRVAIRGWSYGGYLAALAVLRRPDVFHAGVVGAPVTDWRLYDTHYTERYLGLPDEQPEVYAANALMTDEGLSGAAETVRPMMIIHGLADDNVVAAHTLRLSSALLAEGRPHEVLPLSGVTHMTPQEQVAENLLLLQVDFLKRSLGMR
- a CDS encoding membrane protein, producing MALSISVSVLLLIIVFMLVNKAGLKGVHAVVCVLLGFYLASSSVAPTIDDLTTNVADMIGGVKI
- a CDS encoding 1D-myo-inositol 2-acetamido-2-deoxy-alpha-D-glucopyranoside deacetylase, translated to MTALPARRLLLVHAHPDDESINNGATMAKYAAEGAHVTLVTCTLGEEGEVIPPALAHLAADRDDALGPHRIGELAAAMDALGVEDHRFLGGPGRYRDSGMMGAPQNDRPDCFWQADLDEAAGHLVAVVREIRPQVLVAYDTHGGYGHPDHIQAHRVAMRAVELAADADFRPELGEPHDIAKVYWNCVPRSAVEEGFARLRAAGRDSLFPGVATVDDVPGVVPDSDVTAFIDGTAHAGAKAAAMRAHASQIAVDGPFFALSNDLAQPMFVHEHYRLVKGEAGTGREDDLFAGVTA
- a CDS encoding membrane protein is translated as MTALRLGGYALLAVAGVLVGAAGALVQAAWFPGGLLLALLAIAGLCYGGVKAAGARMGGGVPAGAWTVAVLLLTSSRSEGDFLFGAGLGSYAFLLGGMFIGVMCATLPLVPQPPGPPVRLGK
- a CDS encoding sulfate ABC transporter ATP-binding protein, which translates into the protein MTATTAVSAPGTGAATTGAPPVVRFEKVNKSYGSVRAVADLDLTLYPGETVALLGPNGAGKSSSLDLLLGLRHPDSGRVEVFGTTPRQAIVRGRVGAMLQSGALMEDVTVRELVGLARDLHPKGHPVDEVLERAGIAEIASRKVNKLSGGQEQRVRFAFATAGASDLIVLDEPTTGMDVSSRQTFWGAMREQTKQGRTILFATHYLDEADAIADRVIVLHGGRVLADGSSAEIKAMAGARRISFELDGPIDETTLRALPALTGIEISGRTVRIRSTDADATVHAVYGLGLYPHGLEVTGLGLEQAFLAITDAATDAALTVEESAR
- a CDS encoding ABC transporter; the encoded protein is MKALVKLEIARTLRNRKFMFFTVIYPSVLFLLIAGSTDADDRVPGTRLSMPLYYMVAMASFGALTAGLMGNGERIAKEREGGWTRQLRLTRLPGRGYVAAKIAVGAVATLPSIVIVFVVAAAVKGVRLDAAWQWAALTGAIWAGSLVFAALGVAIGYLATGDAVRPLTMIIYFGLSILGGLWMPTTSYPQWLRNIGDYLPTHAYTALGQAIELGGAPHAKDVALLIGYLALFAGGAAWLYRKDTRKA
- a CDS encoding histidine kinase, whose product is MADRAEWTDGDPECRPGVRRRLTWWADAMAYDDEHDRLATIGQSPENRRQVLIKLMWIGIWMAYMGAPVSDLADGHHTVPATVCGALGLLAFVAVYLVLVFRHTGRALNRAAVFGALGTICVLAAVLTLTMGDAWLVLCVYVSVAYGAVLPLRLSRWAIPLNTAFMVAVGVLVRGSHGLVSALVIPSLLGGFAMSGVRQMVRTTRALRAARATVAQLAANEERLRLARDLHDLLGHSLSLITLKSELAGRMLPDKPEQAAGQVADIERVSRQALVDVREAVSGFRRPTLEAEVAGARTALAAAGIAADLSRAATHHPDLPSDQEGALAWALREAVTNAVRHSGARRCTVTLDETDDELCLTVTDDGRGATGPHGNGLTGLAERLQLADGRLETGPGERGGFTLRALVPLSRGAHMELPSQAAP